The following DNA comes from Brassica oleracea var. oleracea cultivar TO1000 chromosome C5, BOL, whole genome shotgun sequence.
GATCAGGAAAAAATTCCAATTTCATACCTTAAACTAGTGAGATGACTTCCTTAGCACACAGAGTCTTCTCCAACCACCCAGAATCTCAAACGAAAGTAACCCACCAAGAATAGTATGCTTGAATGGCTCTATCAACCATAAAAAAATTTTGAATCAAAAGCTTGAGTTTTTTGGATGAATATGGAGGCAAAGTGAAAGAGATGTTGTTTTTAGTTCATAACAAGTGAGAAAGAGAGAGTGTAAATCGATTTTAGGTGCATTAAGAGCTTCAAATTGGTTGTTCATGGTGGTTGGGGTATTGATGACAATGACAATCTTGTAATTACTTGAAGATGATGAGGGTGAGAGAGTAAAAATGTCATATTCGGAAGAAAAAAAAATTGATAGTATTTTCGTGAATTATATGAACTTGTGGGGTGAATAAGACAAAAGAAAAATCCAAAAAAAACATGAGTTAGTTTTAGGTTTGATTTGAGTTTTGAGTTAATCTTGCAAAAAAACCCTAGTCAATTATGTGGATATAAATTCAACTGCAGGCTGGAAATTAGAAGTATACCTCTTACGTGGAAAATGTCATGCTGTCAATGCCTACTGATATATATTAACTCATTTTCTCAAATTTTGCATTAAAGTAATTTTTAATTATTTATCTATAAGACGAAGACGATTGGTTGAATTGTAATAATTGTTTTTTTTTTAATTTTAGTTTCTACATATAACTATATAAATGATCAATCATCGCTTTATTTAATTTTTAGAACTATGATAAAAAAATGGTTATGGTTATGGGAAAAATTGATGTAACAATATATTTCTTCTTATTATTTTTAATTTATTTTCTACGGTTAGATAAATTTTTTTTACAAACTAAATTCTACAGTAAAATTTCTACAGTAAAATTTCTACACCTATAACTCAATCAATAGTCTCAAACATATACTGTTACGTGTTACTTGTATTATAGTAATTTTAATTAATTAATTATCTATATAACATATGTTGTTTTCTTTTTGAAAGAGGTCATTATATAACATATGCTGTTCCATATTACTTTTAATACATTTTAACTTATTTAACACCTAAAGATATGGATGATTGACATTTTAGGGCATATGTGTAGTTTAAATTTTAATGTTTTCTAATGGGTGAACCCTAATTTGCTGTGGAATCGAGAAATGACTATGGGGTGATTCAAGATTGTGCGTTAGTGAAAGTAATGACGAAACTTTGTTAGGGGAACAAACGATGTAGATGAAGTGAGTGTAACAAGTAAAAGAAGAATGATGTTAAGGTGGGTTTGGGTATTACTAACACTGGGTTTAAGTTTTATCATAATATTGTTTGTACTCGAGCTTGTTGGTCTACGTAGACATGAATTGACGCATTCCAGACTTTTCCTCGTGTCCTCAGAGAGTTAAATGTGATACGCAAGAGCTTCTACATGGAAGTTGGCGTGATTTCTAAATGACTAAAAGAAAAAGTTGACGGTTATAAAGCATAACTAGGACTCGTTGTTACACGAGCTAGAGGGGGTTCCAAACCCATTCAAAACGTGAAGATATGGTGTATCCACGACGATTCAAAAGATTTTTAAAACAATTTTTTTTTTTTTTTTTTTTTTTTTTTTTTTTTTTTAAAATTGTGAATATCATTAAAAATGTTTAATGAATGTTTAGGTTACAAACCTATAATTAGTGGTTCCTTGGCAAAAAAAAAATAAAAAACAAGGAAAACACATTAAAGAGGATTTTGTTGACAGGATTACCTAATCCATAATTGCATAAGAAAACAGAAGTGTCTTCTATGCGTCCTCGCCGTGATTGTGTTACGAACATCTCTATCAATGGATTTGAAAGTGATCTGTGTAGAGGCATATCCGTTGTTGTGAACCGCTGAATTCCGCTGTCTCCATATGTTATATATTGTTGATTGAGTTACAAGCTTCCGCAGGTGCGAGGGAGCTGAAGGAGACGATCGCCGGGTCCAAGACAACAGTTCATCCCAAGAGAGAAACAGACGGCGGCGAGGTTCCAAGCGAGCAAAGATGAGATTCCAGATGACAGCGGTGTAAGTGCAGGAGAGGAACAAGTGATCTCTGTCCTCTAGGCTTGTATTGCAGAAGCAACATGTGGTTTGAACATTAAGACCCCAAGATGCTAGTCTCACCTTTGTTGGCAATCTGTTTAGTGTAGTCAGCCAGAAGTTAAAAGCGTGACGAGGAATTGCACCACTGAACCAGACGGATTCTGTCCATTCTTTAGTTGAAAATCTGGGTCGCAAAACCTCCCATGTCCTAGAAGAAGAGTATCCTTGCCAGTCATAGGAATTGGCTATCCACTGGTGCGAGTCCTCTTCTGATTGCAATTGCGGTATATGCTGAGTAGTCAAGTAGATCTGAAGCGCTAGAGCCTTGTCTGATCTAGGCGCTGATAGAATCCAGCCCACATCAGTAGCGGCCACACATACAGTAGCGTTTAAGGGAACACCAAGCTCTCTAGGCCCATTCTGTCCAATGTAATCAATTAGTTGACCAAAGGGGGTCCATAGGTCAAACCAAAACAGCGCCTTTCTACCGTTGTTGACACATCAATTCAAGAAGATAGCGGCTAGTGGCTTGAGTGATATGATTGACTTCCACGAGGCAGAGTCTGTGACTTTAGCTTCGGCTTGCCAGTAGCTGACCTCCCAGAGATGATGATGCTTATGCCATTTGACCCATAAGGAGTCTGAACCCGAGTGCAGGAGCCATATGAAGCGTAGACAGAGAACTTTATTCCACACACTGATGTTCTTTAAACCCAAGCCTCCTTCTGGCTTAGGTAGGCAGGCTGTGCTCCAAGCAACTTTAGAGGGTGCTGTAGTATCAATATTTCCAGCCCAAAGGAATCTCGCACACATTGCCTCAATCTTTTTTAAGCAACCTTTAGGCAGTATAAACGTTGTAAGCCAGAAATTGATCATTCCAAAAATCACAGAGCTGATCAGTTGCAATCTGCCCGCGTAGCTAAGCATCTTAACAGCCCAACTCTGGAAAATTCCCGTTAGTTTTGATAATAGAGGATCATATTCCGATATCCTAAGCTTTCTATGCATCAAAGGAAGTCCAAGATATCTAATAGGTAGGGTTCTTATGGGATACTCATACCTTTGCATTTCTGTTTTCTCTTCATTGCTAAGGCCTGCTAGAAAAAGCTCTGATTTATCTCTGTTTACCTGAAGGCCCGACCATCCAGCAAAATCATCAAGGGTTTCGGTGATGGCATGAAGCGACGCAGAGCCTCCATCAAAGAAGATCATCACATCATCGGCGAACATCAGATGAGAAAGACCCACTTCTTCAGTTCTTGGATGATAAGTGATGTAGCCGGTATCAAATCTTGAGGCAAGCAGCCTAGAGAACACTTCCATAGCTAAGACGAAGAGGTAAGGTGAGAGTGGGTCACCCTGCCTGAGTCCTTTTGAACTCTTGAAATACCCCCCAGTGGATCCATTCACACTAACCGAGAAAGTTGGAGAGGTGATGCATTCCAAGATCAGTTTGACAAAGTTCTCAGGTATGTCAATGGCTCGGAGTGTGGATAGGATGAAGTCCCATCTGATAGAATCAAAAGCTTTCCTCAAGTCAACTTTGAGCATTCCACGCCTTGAGATGGTTCTTCTATTATAACCATGGTTTCTAGGCAGTGAGAAGAATGTGTCCTTAATCTCTTGCCTCGTGAAGTCTTTCATGAGATCTCTCTTTTGGTTTTCGGAGCATCAGTAAGGCATGAGGATAGAGAGGTCTTGCGGGTCATACAACGGGGTAGCTAGTTCCTCAGTCATTAGCTTTGAGAAGTACTCAATGAATAGATTTTGAATATTTTCATGTCCTTCTACCCGATTGCCGTGGTCATCTTTGAGGAAGTGGATATAGTTGATCGATCTTCTGGTTGATAAGAGCCTATGAAAGTAAGCAGAGCCACAATCACCTCCTTGGATCCACGTGATGTGGGTTTTTTGCAGGAGAAAGTGCTCTTCGGCTTTAGATAGAATCAACCAACCTTCAAGCGCTAAGGCCTCTGCCTCAGCATTAACAGTTGTCGGGTTGGACAAGAGGTTGTTCTGAGCAGTGAGGAGACAGGAGTGTGCTTCCTCCACCCGCTTTTCCAAGTTTGAGTAGTTGGCTTTGCAGAAGCTTCTTATCCCATTCTTAATCAGTGTAAGCTTTTTTGATAGCCTAAACATTGCTGAACCACCCACTCCCACAGAATACCAAAGTTCGGTGAGGAATTCAAGGGAGTTTTCGTTATGCAGCAGATAGTTGTGAAAGAGGAAAGGCCTTTTTGCTCGGATAGAGTTTTGCTGAAACACCACTCCACAAACTGCATGGTCAGAGAAGTCTGGTTCGCCAAAAATCGCATAAGAAGATGGTAATAAGTTCAGCCATTCTTCATTTACTAGAGCCCTATCAAGCTTCTTTGCAATCAGGTTTGTCTTGCTCTTGTTGGTCCATGTGAACTTCGGTCCTCTGAACGTTAGATCCCCCAGGTCAGTGTCCAGGAGGGTCTCTCTGAGCAGTCTCATCTTAGCATCAACATTTAGAGAGAGAGGCCTCAAATGTTCGTCGGGGTTGAGTATTTGGTTGAAATCGCCCATAACTATCCATGGTTTGTTGAGGATTCTGGGGTCCGATTTCAGGTATAAAAGCTCCTTCCCTAGGTCTTTCCTCTGATCCTCATCATTCGATGCATAAACAATAGAGATGATGAAGTTGTTGGACTGGTTTGGGAAGGTTACTTCAGAGGTGATCATCTGTAGCGATTTATTAATCACAGATACAATGAGAGATGGGTGCCAAACAACCCAAATCTTTCCTAATTTCGAAAATAAGTAGTTGTCATCAGACCCCCAGCCAGGTGGAATTCCACTCACAAACTTCTGGTGCTTCGGCTGCTTCACATGGGTCTCAATGATACCTCCAAAAAGAGGTGTGTTTTTCTTCCACCATTTCCTAAATCCGATGCGGTGACTATATACATTGAAACCACGCACGTTCCAACAAAAAATGTCTATACACATAGATATTAGTGGGATGAGGGAGTTACCCCTCGATTCTTCTTCCTAGTCCTTCTGGACAAGACTTTCGAGTATTGAATAAGATCCTACGGATCTTCCTCGAATTCAGTAGAGTATGTATCGGAAGAGTCCGGTTCCAGACCAGAAGACTTTCCATCCTCAGTACCTTCAGGTTCTATTTCTTGAGTAGCTGACTGAGAGGATTTCTGAGCAGGAGTAAGACCGCTACTGTCACCCTGAAGAAGCATAGTCTTAGTGGACTGAGCAGCAGCTACAGCTTTGGTATTCTGAGCCGGAGTATCTTGAATAAGAGTTTTGCATGGTTGCCATATCTGAGCTGGTGCATCATTCTTGAATCTGCGAGAGGTCTTCCGCTTAGCATCAGGTAGCTTCGTACGAGTGCAGCGGTCAGTGGTGTGAGTAGATGATCTGCAATTTGCACAGGTGATGGGCGCTTGTTTGCATCGTTTTGTGGTGTGCCCTATTTCATGACAAATCTCGCATACATGAGGCATCCAAGGACTCGAGACTGTGATCCTCGCAATGTCCCCCGAGTCAAACTGCACGTTCACTGCCTCTGGTAGTGGCTTTCTTGGATCAATCACCGTGAATACTTTTGCCACATCAAGCACCGTCTTATTTGCTGTGTTAGGGTGAAGATATTTTGGGTGACCCACGAGACCTGCAATACGTTCTAGTCCGTCCTCATTGAAGAATTGGAGTGGAACGTTTCGCAGCTCAAGCCAAATTGGCGCCTCAGAGAGTTCAGGCTTCGCGGGGACGACTCCTGGTTCCCATTTGTCAACAAACATCGTCTGACCCTCTATCTGCCATAGGCCCTGCTTGATGACATGGTTCCGTGTGGATGCATTTGAGATTCTAAACAAGAATGCAAAGCCCTCCATCTTGGAGACCGTTATGTCTCTGCGGTTTCTGCTCCAGATGCCATTCACGATCTTAAAAATAGTGCCTTGTGAGGGTGGTTCGTGGTAGAATTGCCCCAACACGAAACTATCCCATGATCTCTTGTTCTTTTCAATAACAGAATTTGGGATATTGATGCAAATTTCACCAGACGGAAGGGTAAAAGGTGTTCCCTTTTTTTGAAGCTTGTTACCAATTCCTTTGGCTTTGTCACTCCATGAGGCCACAGAACTTTTCTCTTGCGAGTCTGTGTGATTTTCTTTTGTTTGTGGCTGCTCTTCAGACAGGCCCTGCTTTCACTGGACATAGCTTGTATATGAACTCCAGAGTCGGTTATCGTCGGTGCTGGCACAGTTGCTTCAGCAACTTTCACAGTAGCGACATGAACACTCATTCCTTGGGAGGTTTGAGTCGAATTTGTCAAGGGTGGATTTGATTCAACTTATGTCGGTGCTGGCACGGCTGCTTCCGCAGCTTTCACAGTAGCAACATCAAGTTCCTTTTCTAGAGAGGCAGGGGTCAAATCCGTTTCAGCTAAATGGCCACTGCCTACACCATCAAGCCCTCCCAATCATTATGGATGGTCCAGTTTGCGCTGTCTTTATGAAAAATGATTCGGATAAAACTCTTGGCTATCTTTTTGTCGTTGGAAGTATGTCTAAGACCATTTATTCACACATCTAATAAAAAGCTATTACAAGATCCTTCTGTTCAGAAATATTCTGAAATGTGAGATGTTTTAGGTAGTACACATTTATTAAAAAAATTACTTTTTATCTAGAAAGTATCATTAAAATTATAAACTAAAAACCACTCAACCAATTACAAAATAGAACTATTAAATTTGACTGGCTACATAGTTTTTGATAAATTTAAAGTTACACAGAAAGATGAGAACATCTTATATATTGAAACATAAAAATTATTCTAAACATTTTACATTTAATATTTTTACTGTTACTTTGACTTTAATAAAATTTTCTTTGATAATCAAAGCTCTAAACTTTTTTTTCTTAAAAGAGTTTCAAAAAAAAACTTTTTTTCTCTCAAAGATGTCGGTTTTAAATAAAAGTGGTACTAACATTTTCATAAGGACGGGGTTTTGATATATATAAATCGGGCTGTATAATTATTGTGTGTTTTTAATTGATTCTATTTTTTTATTTTCTTTTTCTTAAATAATAATACTATTATTGAATGATGCATGCACCTAACACTTTTCAATTCTGATGGCCTCCTTTATTTACCGTGGTCACAAGGATATTCCTTCTTGATGTCTCTTCGGTAGTTCTTGAAGATTCTAAGATTAATGTTTTCCATTTTACCTTTAATTTTATATGTACCTTTTAATATCATTGGCCTGTTTTTTTAAAATATTATTTTCATAGTGAAGTCGATGTTTTGCAAAGAAAGTCGATGTTATAACTTATAATGCGAATGTAACTAACAAAAAATGTTTCAAGCGAGATAGTGTAGTGTTTAGTGAAATGATCTAAACATTTTTTTTCTATACCAGCTTATAAATATATATTGATTTGATCAAATATTTCCAAATATGTATTTCTAATATATATTTATATTAAACTATAAATAGAAATTTGGTTACCTTTGTAAGAAATAAATTAGTTACAGTATTGTTAAATTCTTAAATATCATTTTTTGCTAGTAATATGTAAAATCTACATAATTCACAAAATCTATATATTTTATGAAAGATCCAATCTCAATTATCACTTACTAGTCTTTAACTTGTCATAATTAAGGAGATTATTTTTTACACTTTTGACCACAAAGACCACACAAGGCAAATAAATCATGGTTAGATAATCAAACAATTCAAAGGAGATCAATTCATAATTTAATACTAGTTGTTAAGTGATTAATTAACACCCAGATTTATTTTTAAACTTAAATTCCAAATAATTAGCTCAATAGATTTTCTTACCCAAATACCTTATGGTTTTCCAAATGAAAATATAAATTACATACTTTTTTTGTTTGCTAACTATAAATTACATACTTCCAATTATATTCATGATTATCTTCCATTTATAATGATTACATCACAATAGAATCCACACCAAATAAATAGTAAATTGTTGTGAAAAGTCAGAAAAAGAAACGCCGTATATGTTGATAATATAAAAGATGTGGGGCCCGTTGCACTATTTGCACAGTTAATTTCTCTTCTATATAAACGATCGTTTCGATCGTTTATAGACACACCATTCCTTCTTCTTCTAATAACACATCCTCTCTTGTTATCAGTGTTATCTTCTCCTACGGGTATAAAATTTTGCCCTTATTTAAATT
Coding sequences within:
- the LOC106292306 gene encoding uncharacterized protein LOC106292306, whose amino-acid sequence is MSVHVATVKVAEATVPAPTITDSGVHIQAMSSESRACLKSSHKQKKITQTRKRKVLWPHGVTKPKELNKRSWDSFVLGQFYHEPPSQGTIFKIVNGIWSRNRRDITVSKMEGFAFLFRISNASTRNHVIKQGLWQIEGQTMFVDKWEPGVVPAKPELSEAPIWLELRNVPLQFFNEDGLERIAGLVGHPKYLHPNTANKTVLDVAKVFTVIDPRKPLPEAVNVQFDSGDIARITVSSPWMPHVCEICHEIGHTTKRCKQAPITCANCRSSTHTTDRCTRTKLPDAKRKTSRRFKNDAPAQIWQPCKTLIQDTPAQNTKAVAAAQSTKTMLLQGDSSGLTPAQKSSQSATQEIEPEGTEDGKSSGLEPDSSDTYSTEFEEDPHRIGFRKWWKKNTPLFGGIIETHVKQPKHQKFVSGIPPGWGSDDNYLFSKLGKIWVVWHPSLIVSVINKSLQMITSEVTFPNQSNNFIISIVYASNDEDQRKDLGKELLYLKSDPRILNKPWIVMGDFNQILNPDEHLRPLSLNVDAKMRLLRETLLDTDLGDLTFRGPKFTWTNKSKTNLIAKKLDRALVNEEWLNLLPSSYAIFGEPDFSDHAVCGVVFQQNSIRAKRPFLFHNYLLHNENSLEFLTELWYSVGVGGSAMFRLSKKLTLIKNGIRSFCKANYSNLEKRVEEAHSCLLTAQNNLLSNPTTVNAEAEALALEGWLILSKAEEHFLLQKTHITWIQGGDCGSAYFHRLLSTRRSINYIHFLKDDHGNRVEGHENIQNLFIEYFSKLMTEELATPLYDPQDLSILMPY